The following is a genomic window from Neodiprion lecontei isolate iyNeoLeco1 chromosome 4, iyNeoLeco1.1, whole genome shotgun sequence.
AAGTTTCGAACGGGGCTATTGATATGGCGAAGGGAAACCTCGAGAAGATGCTCAGGGTGTGCGCAAACCCTGGAATTCAAGATGGCAACACTGATCTCACAGAATCTCAGAACAAAAGCCTCTACGAAGTCACTCACGAGCTGGTCAGACAGGTCACATCGCCGCACACGATGGTACGCGAACAGGCGATGGCGTCCTTACGTCTACTCGGTGAAATTCAGAACAAAACTGTCACCGAAGTAATGGAACCGCACAAAGAGGTCTTGGCCGATATGATTCCGCCAAAGAAGCATCTGCTCCGACATCAGCCGGCAAACGCGCAGATCGGTCTCATGGACGGTAATACCTTCTGCACAACACTTGAGCCGCGATTATTCACCATCGATTTAACGGTTGTGGAGCACAAAGTTTTCTTCAAGGAACTTTTAGCACTGAGTGAAGCTGAGGACGCGAATCTGAACAAACTTCCGTGCTACAAATCTGTCTCGAATCTAATACCTTTGAGAAAATCAGCGCTTAAGGCACTTGCCGCTTGTCACTACGTGGTATCTTGTCGTGAGAACATATTTGGCGTGCTTTATAAAGCACTGGAGAAACCGAACGCTGAGTTGCAGGAAGCCGCCTTTGAGTGTATGAAGAAATTTATCGCTGGATTTCAAATTGACATGGAGTCCGTTCACGCGATTATGCGACCGATGCTGTTAACTCTAGGCGATCACAGAAATCTCAGTCTGAATTGTGTCAAGCGACTTTCGTACCTTACCCAACTCTTTCCGAGCACATTCAGCATCACGCTTTGCGAACAGCTGCTTCAGCACCTTAAGAAACTGCTTGAAAACGCTATTCAAGCTCGTAAGGGCGTTTCAAAGTCTGGCGAAAGTGAGCAGAAAATCGCAATCATTATCAGTATATTCCATCAGATACCTGCAGCTACACCGAAGTTTATAGACGTCCTCTGCAGACTTGTTTTACAGACGGAAAAATCACTTCTCGTCGAGGCGTCCAGTCCATTCAGAGTTCCTCTGATGAAATTCCTGCTCAGATATCCGGCCGAAACCTTGAACCTGTTTTTGCACGACAATAATATAAAGGATCAACAATGGAGCAGGTATCTGGAGTTCCTGATCAAGCACAAGGATGGAAAACCATTCAGAGATGTTCTTCGCAACAGCACAGCTAGACTGACGACCATGCTGTTGGCCCACTCGCAAACAAATTCCAGCCTAACCGCGGCGGAAAAAAGCGAGCTGCAACATCAGGCGGTGCGGATTATatctattttaattaaatttgacGAACAATGGTTCTCGACTCAGGGACAGCTCGTTGCTGCGCTGAAGCAAATCTGGTGCAATGACGAATATCAGGCGCTTCACAAAAAAGTTGACAGCGTTGATTTTTGGCACTGGAAAGAGCCAAAgctaattgtaaaaatattattgcatTACTTCGGACATCGGCCGAACGACATTGACCTTCTGTTCCAACTACTCAGAGCAACCTGTGACAGATTTGTACCGGACTTCCAGTTCCTCAGGGACTTTTTGGAGAACACTGTCGCCCAGGAATACACCGTTGAGTGGAAAAGGAACGCGTTCTTTAGATTTGTCGAACATTTCCCAACCAACAATATGTCTCAGGAGTTGAAAGCCAAGGTTTTGCAGCTCATTATTATACCATGCTTTGCCACCAGCTTCGAGCGTGGAGAGGGACTCAAACTTGTTGGAAGTGCTCCAATGCCGTACCAAGACAATCCAGAGAACGTCGTCTCTGTGTTTATCAGTAAAATAATTGATCCTGACAATCCGTTCGGATTTGCGGACTGCGTGCGCATTTCCTTACTTCAGTTCTCCTGCCTTCTTGTCGAACAAGTCTCACAGCATATCCATGACGTATCGAACAAAAAGCAGGGCACCAAGCTTCGTCGGCTTATGACATTTGCCTGGCCGTGTCTTCTCGGTAAAAATTGCGTTGATCCAGCGACGAGGTACCACGGTCACCTGCTACTGAGTCATATCATAGCGAAATTTGCAATTCACAAACGTATCGTGCTCCAAGTGTTTCATAGCCTTCTAAAGGCGCACGCTGTGGAAGCGAGAAACGTCGTTAGGCAAGCACTGGAAATACTTACACCCGCGATGCCAGTTAGGATGGAAGATGGCAACACGATGCTGACGCATTGGACAAAAAAGATAATCGTTGAAGAGGGACATTCCATGCAGCAACTTTTCCATATTTTGCAGTTGGTCGTGCGCCACTACAAAGTCTACTACCCGGTAAGGCATCAACTGGTACAGCACATGGTGAACTCGATTCAGAGGCTCGGATTCAGCCCGACAGCTACCATCGAGCACAGACGATTGGCTGTCGAATTAGCCGAGGTTATAATTAAGTGGGAGTTACACCGTATCAAGGATGAAGCTGAGAACGTGGAGACCGGCGGTACCGGAACGATGACGGGTGCTGTAAAACGCCCATCGATGGATGACGCGAGTGGGACAAAGCGTCTGGCTGTTCAGGCGACGACAAGCTCCGCCACATTGCCTTTGATAACACCGAAGATAGAACCCGGGGCGACAAAGCCCATTGAAAGAGCTCATGCTGATGCAGTGTTGAACTTCTTGTTACGTCTGGCGTGTCAGGTGAACGACGCTACAACGACGCCGGGTAACCCAGGTGAACAGCTATCCAGACGCTGTGTAACGCTGCTCAAAATGGCACTGAAACCTGACGTGTGGCCACAAACCTGCGACTTGAAACTATCGTGGTTAGACAAAGTATTCGCGAGTGTTGACAACGCTCAGCCAAATTATGGAAACATATGCACTGCCTTGGAGCTGATGACTCTGCTCCTTGGCGTTATGAAGAGAGAACAAATACTGTCGAGCTGTAAACCCTTGCAGAGAGGTTTGGGCGCATGCATTGCGAGCAGCAATACCAAGGTCATTCGATTGGTCCACGGACTCTTGTCTCGCTTGATGACCATTTTTCCAACCGAACCAACCTCGTCGACTGTCGCATCCAAGTACGAAGAGCTTGACACGCTTTACACGACAGTCGGCAAGTTTATATTCGACGGGTTGGCTGCTTACGATAAAAACCCGTCTGCCGCTCCGAGCTCGTTGTTCGGTACACTGATGATGCTCAAGGCAGCCTGCACCAACAATCAGAGTTATATCGACCGTCTGATAACCCCGTTTATGAAGGTCCTTCACAGGATGGCCAAGGATCACCTTCATCCCGCTCAGCCAGAGGCTAATCCGGTTGGCAGCGAACTGCTTATACTTAGTCTCGACTTGGTTAAAAATAGAGTCGTCGTTATGGGGGTAGAAATGCGAAAATCATTCGTTGGCTCGATACTCGTCGGTTTGATAGAAAAAACTCAGGATATCAAAGTGATGAAAGCGATAACAAAGATGCTGGAAgaatggatgaaaaataaaaatccaatcGCGATGAATCAGGCGCCTAGCTTGAGAGAAAAGTCGATATTGCTCGTTAAGATGATGCAGTACGTTGAAAAAAGATTCCCGGATGATCTCGAGCTTAATGGACAGTTCCTTGAGCTGGTGAACTACGTTTACCGTGACGAAACGCTCAAGTCATCTGAATTGACATCGAAACTCGAGCCCGCGTTTTTGTCCGGTTTGCGCTGTATCCAGCCTCACATAAGGGCGAAATTCTTCCAAGTATTTGACGGCTCAATGCGGAGACGCTTGCATGACAGATTACTTTACATCGTTTGCAGCCAGAGCTGGGACGCGATGGGACCACATTACTGGATAAAGCAGTGCATAGAATTGCTGATAGTTACCGCCAGTACAACGACTCAAGTACAGTTAGCGAACGAGGATACTCTGCTGCCCAGTATCACGTCTGTAATCAACATGGCCGATAGTGAGGAGCacaaaaatttcgtaatttaTACATCGGTGAAGGAGGAACCTCGCGATATTTACGAAACTAACGATGTTAAGGACGAAATATTGGATATGGATCTGTCCGGTGGCGATCCGGCTATCGTGACGGAAGAAATCACGTCAGTCAGAAAAGCTACGCTTCAGCAGTCAATCGCCAAGCAAGGGGAGTTCCTCGAAGAGTCAAGGAAGATCCGTACAGAACAACTACTTGTTGCAACAGCCCAGCTTTGCCACATGGATACAAATTTGGCGGAACGCGTCTGGCTTGACACCTTCCCAAGATTGTGGAGCATTCTTGACGAGCACCAGCACAACACTCTAATTGCCGAGATGGTCCCTTTCATATGCAGCGGCACTCACGTTATTCAGAAGGACTGTCATCCCAGCGCTATTGCCACCTTTGTCGAGGCAATGTCGCACTGCGACCCGCCGGTTCCCATAAGACCAGCGCTGATGAAGTACTTGGGTCGGTCGCACAATCTTTGGCACCGAATGACGCTAAGTTTGGAACAGATGGCCTTTGACAATGGTAATAATCAGTTTAAAAATAAGAGAGAATCAGACTGCTATGATTTCGAACCGGACAATAGTCCTCACGCCGAAATCCTCGATTCGCTGTCGGACATGTATTCGCTTTTGTGCGAGGAGGACATGTGGTCCGGACTTTGGCAGAAGCATGCTCACTACAAGGAGACCCTCCAGGCAACCGCTCTGGAGCAGCAAGGATTCTTCGAGCAGGCTCAAAATGCCTACGATGTCGCCATGACAAAGTTCAAGCAGGACTACGTGGCGACGCCAGCCCCGTTCAAGACCCAGCGTGAAGCTATACTCTGGGACCAGCATTGGATACGATGCGCCAAAGAGTTGAACCAGTGGGATCTGCTCCTCGACTACGGGAGTAAAAAGGCTGAAAAGAATCCTTTCCTCATACTCGAAAGCTCGTGGCGAATACCAAACTGGTCGATGATGAAGGAAGCACTTGCCCAGGTCGAGCATAATTGTCCAAAGGAAATGGCTTGGAAAGTGAACTTGTATCGTGGCTTCTTAGCCATCTGTCATGGCGAGGATCAACACCTCAGCGCTGTCGAGCGATACGTTGAACTAGCATCCGGGCTTTGTATGAGGGAATGGCGACGGCTTCCCCACATCGTCAGTCACATTCATCTTCCCCTTCTTCAAGCAGCGCAACAAATCATGGAGCTACAGGAAGCGATGCAGATTCATCAAGGTCTCTTACACGGCCGAACTTCGTCCTTACATGACATGAAAGCTGTCGTTAAAACTTGGCGGAATCGTCTACCTGTGATCGCTGACGATTTGAGTCACTGGTCTGACATATTCACCTGGAGGCAACATCACTATACCTTCATTTCTAACCACTACGACTCCCAGCAGGATCAGACAACTAATCATTCCATGCTGGGTGTCCACGCATCGGCTCAGGCAATTATCCACTTTGGCAAAATTGCGAGGAAACATAATCTCTCCGGTGTGTGTCTCGACTCCCTCTCCAGGATATACACGATACCGAGTGTTCCTATAGTCGATTGCTTCCAGAAAATAAGACAGCAGGTCAAGTGTTATCTACAGATGGCTTCTATCACTGGAAAAAACGAACTGCAGGAAGGATTGGAAGTCATCGAATCGACAAACCTCAAGTACTTCACGAAGGAGATGACTGCCGAATTTTACGCTCTGAAAGGTATGCTTCTTTCGCAAATTGGGCGATCGGACGACGCGAACAAAGCCTTCTCAGCCGCAGTCCAACTCCATGATACCTTGGTGAAGGCTTGGGCTTTATGGGGTGACTACCTTGAGCACATTTTCACACGTGACGCTAGACAAATATCTATTGGCGTAAGCGCGATAACGTGTTTCCTTCACGCGTGCAGACATCAGAACGAGTCCAAGTCCAGGAAATACCTGGCCAAAGTTTTATGGCTGTTAACTTACGACGATGACAAATGCTCCTTGATGGAGGCTGTTGACAAGTATGCGGTTGGGGTGCCACCTATTCAGTGGCTCCCCTGGATACCTCAACTACTCATGTGCCTCGTCAGGCACGAGGGTAACGTCATACTAACTTTGCTCAGTCAAGTGGGACGGATGTTTCCCCAAGCTGTTTACTTCTCGATAAGAACGCTCTACTTGACTCTGAAAATCGAACAACGGGAAAGATACAAAAGTGCAGAACTCGCAGCCGGGAAATCTCATGACGGTACTGAAGGAAGAAACACTGCCGGTGCTTCGGCCCACCAATCTGCACCGGAAACTGCACCCATCAGAGCAACTCCGCCCATGTGGAGGTGTTCGAAGATCATGCACATGCAGCGGGACATTCATCCGACGATCCTCTCCAGTCTTGAGGGGATTGTAGATCaggtaaaaaattgtttcaatagtctctgttttcatttcacaGCGAATATTTGAGTTTTTATCACTTTGTCTTCTTTAAGATGGTTTGGTTCAGAGAGACATGGTACGAAGAGGTGCTCAGACAGCTTAGACAGGGACTGGCCAAGTGCTATGCAATTGCGTTTGAGAATCGTGGTGCGGTTAGCGAGGCAACGATAACACCTCATACTCttaatttcgtcaaaaaactCGTTTCCACATTTGGAATTGGTATTGGTGAGTTGAATTCAGCTGTTAGCTAATTACTATCATAATGTTTTACATGATAATATCACCCAATCATCATTGCAGAAAATATTTCCTCTTCTCAAAATGTCAACAACACCTTTGGATCTGCCGCTTCCGAGTCCTTGGCCCGCAGAGCACAGGCTACTGTTCAAGATCCAGTATTCCAGACGATGAAGGGTCAGTTTACGAGTGACTTTGACTTCACCGTACCCGGTGCTAGACTTCTTCACAACCTGATTAGCAAATTGAAGAAGTGGATAAAAATACTTGAGGGAAAGACTAAGCAACTGCCAAAGTACgtgtacaatatatgtatatataaatggGTTCCATAAAATTTGCTCACCaacttacatttttcatttttataggTCATTTTTGATCGAAGAGAAATGCAGATTCCTCAGTAATTTCAGCTTGAAAACAGCAGAGGTCGAGTTGCCCGGAGAATTCTTATTGCCCAAGGTATGGTTGATCAGCGATCCGACACTCTTGCTccaattattattctctttctTATTACTCATTGTTTTCTGCAGCATTCTCATTATTATGTACGAGTCGCTCGTTTCATGCCTCGAGTCGAAGTTGTTCAACGTCACAACACAGCAGCCCGCCGTCTGCGAATTCGGGGTCACAACGGCCGCCTTTATCCTTATCTAGTCGTGAACGACGCTGGATTGGG
Proteins encoded in this region:
- the LOC107223230 gene encoding transformation/transcription domain-associated protein, producing the protein MAPPDPSMQMNTYRSYVTMLADPGSKDELKLKAAQELSENFEVIMCSPQYPAFLDHLMKIFLKILQDGEPHFISEYNIQQVRKLILEMIHRLPTNEYLRTYVKQILSLMLKLLETENEENILVCLRIIIELHKQYRPTFNPEIQHFLQFVKSIYSELPTHLPNIFEPRPALKVKDLSEINIEALLTETFTITTIQCGEKAADGTVVTYNLIPKAVLSLKVLQELPIIVVLMYQIYKQNVHQDVSDFIPLIMTTITLQPSLQHRASPGFNKEVFVDFMGAQIKTLSFLAYIIRIYQDVVSQHSAMMVKGMLGLLTLCPMEVAHLRKELLIAARHILATDLRNKFVPHMERLFDEDVLLGHGWTTHESLRPLAYSTLADLVHHVRQLLPLSDLARAVHLFSKNVHDQSLPTTIQTMSCKLLLNLVECIRQRSDAENSNQGRELLMRMLEVFVLKFKTITKLQMPVLLGKTKQLQALANETKTEDTKSSIVDLNAEDKDAGKSKFGFPPSQAMNYNVADYRSLVKTLVCGVKTITWGCANCKSGEVPQSKQFQPKETLVFIRLVKWALQALDIYTIGPPAAGAIAQPGRPAQPQTVRTKEEKEVLEHFSGVFSMMNPQTFQEIFSTTIDYMVERIFKNCALQIVGNSFLANPTTSPIFATVLVEYLLERMDDMGSNVERSNLYLRLFKLVFGSVSLFPAENEHMLRPHLHQIVNRSMELAMSAKEPYNYFLLLRALFRSIGGGSHDLLYQEFLPLLPNLLEGLNRLQSGLHKQHMKDLFVELCLTVPVRLSSLLPYLPMLMDPLVSALNGSHTLVSQGLRTLELCVDNLQPDFLYEHIQPVRADLMQALWRTLRNPTDQVAHVAFRVLGKFGGGNRKMMIEPQKLEYNDRETNSPAIVAFFHESAKPIDFPVEKAIETAFAALKSNTTDPFYRRQCWEVIRCYLAASLKLDDDKLTLYKLFMHPSFKEGRIPRQQGPRYKCSDTVARNVHQTALTGLFVAAAIKELRHSVLGNMVALVRHYTMVAIAQQAGPFCLMGKQIRLQGLDPLVLIDALTVIMGHEEKELCKPGNLALVLILETATNILGSRERACQLPLMEYLAERMCSLCYERAWYAKLGGCTAIKFLYERMATKWVLDHLFVFLKALMFVMMDLTGEVSNGAIDMAKGNLEKMLRVCANPGIQDGNTDLTESQNKSLYEVTHELVRQVTSPHTMVREQAMASLRLLGEIQNKTVTEVMEPHKEVLADMIPPKKHLLRHQPANAQIGLMDGNTFCTTLEPRLFTIDLTVVEHKVFFKELLALSEAEDANLNKLPCYKSVSNLIPLRKSALKALAACHYVVSCRENIFGVLYKALEKPNAELQEAAFECMKKFIAGFQIDMESVHAIMRPMLLTLGDHRNLSLNCVKRLSYLTQLFPSTFSITLCEQLLQHLKKLLENAIQARKGVSKSGESEQKIAIIISIFHQIPAATPKFIDVLCRLVLQTEKSLLVEASSPFRVPLMKFLLRYPAETLNLFLHDNNIKDQQWSRYLEFLIKHKDGKPFRDVLRNSTARLTTMLLAHSQTNSSLTAAEKSELQHQAVRIISILIKFDEQWFSTQGQLVAALKQIWCNDEYQALHKKVDSVDFWHWKEPKLIVKILLHYFGHRPNDIDLLFQLLRATCDRFVPDFQFLRDFLENTVAQEYTVEWKRNAFFRFVEHFPTNNMSQELKAKVLQLIIIPCFATSFERGEGLKLVGSAPMPYQDNPENVVSVFISKIIDPDNPFGFADCVRISLLQFSCLLVEQVSQHIHDVSNKKQGTKLRRLMTFAWPCLLGKNCVDPATRYHGHLLLSHIIAKFAIHKRIVLQVFHSLLKAHAVEARNVVRQALEILTPAMPVRMEDGNTMLTHWTKKIIVEEGHSMQQLFHILQLVVRHYKVYYPVRHQLVQHMVNSIQRLGFSPTATIEHRRLAVELAEVIIKWELHRIKDEAENVETGGTGTMTGAVKRPSMDDASGTKRLAVQATTSSATLPLITPKIEPGATKPIERAHADAVLNFLLRLACQVNDATTTPGNPGEQLSRRCVTLLKMALKPDVWPQTCDLKLSWLDKVFASVDNAQPNYGNICTALELMTLLLGVMKREQILSSCKPLQRGLGACIASSNTKVIRLVHGLLSRLMTIFPTEPTSSTVASKYEELDTLYTTVGKFIFDGLAAYDKNPSAAPSSLFGTLMMLKAACTNNQSYIDRLITPFMKVLHRMAKDHLHPAQPEANPVGSELLILSLDLVKNRVVVMGVEMRKSFVGSILVGLIEKTQDIKVMKAITKMLEEWMKNKNPIAMNQAPSLREKSILLVKMMQYVEKRFPDDLELNGQFLELVNYVYRDETLKSSELTSKLEPAFLSGLRCIQPHIRAKFFQVFDGSMRRRLHDRLLYIVCSQSWDAMGPHYWIKQCIELLIVTASTTTQVQLANEDTLLPSITSVINMADSEEHKNFVIYTSVKEEPRDIYETNDVKDEILDMDLSGGDPAIVTEEITSVRKATLQQSIAKQGEFLEESRKIRTEQLLVATAQLCHMDTNLAERVWLDTFPRLWSILDEHQHNTLIAEMVPFICSGTHVIQKDCHPSAIATFVEAMSHCDPPVPIRPALMKYLGRSHNLWHRMTLSLEQMAFDNGNNQFKNKRESDCYDFEPDNSPHAEILDSLSDMYSLLCEEDMWSGLWQKHAHYKETLQATALEQQGFFEQAQNAYDVAMTKFKQDYVATPAPFKTQREAILWDQHWIRCAKELNQWDLLLDYGSKKAEKNPFLILESSWRIPNWSMMKEALAQVEHNCPKEMAWKVNLYRGFLAICHGEDQHLSAVERYVELASGLCMREWRRLPHIVSHIHLPLLQAAQQIMELQEAMQIHQGLLHGRTSSLHDMKAVVKTWRNRLPVIADDLSHWSDIFTWRQHHYTFISNHYDSQQDQTTNHSMLGVHASAQAIIHFGKIARKHNLSGVCLDSLSRIYTIPSVPIVDCFQKIRQQVKCYLQMASITGKNELQEGLEVIESTNLKYFTKEMTAEFYALKGMLLSQIGRSDDANKAFSAAVQLHDTLVKAWALWGDYLEHIFTRDARQISIGVSAITCFLHACRHQNESKSRKYLAKVLWLLTYDDDKCSLMEAVDKYAVGVPPIQWLPWIPQLLMCLVRHEGNVILTLLSQVGRMFPQAVYFSIRTLYLTLKIEQRERYKSAELAAGKSHDGTEGRNTAGASAHQSAPETAPIRATPPMWRCSKIMHMQRDIHPTILSSLEGIVDQMVWFRETWYEEVLRQLRQGLAKCYAIAFENRGAVSEATITPHTLNFVKKLVSTFGIGIENISSSQNVNNTFGSAASESLARRAQATVQDPVFQTMKGQFTSDFDFTVPGARLLHNLISKLKKWIKILEGKTKQLPKSFLIEEKCRFLSNFSLKTAEVELPGEFLLPKHSHYYVRVARFMPRVEVVQRHNTAARRLRIRGHNGRLYPYLVVNDAGLGDARREERVLQLLRMLNHYLAKQKETSRRFLHFTVPRVIAVSPQMRLVEDNPASISLLDIYKQGCAKLGIEHDAPIARYYERLATVQARGAQASHQVLRDILKEVQTTMVARTMLRDWAVKRFPTATDYWTFRKMFTLQLSLACFAEYVLHLTRLNPDMTYVHQDSGLINVAYFKFDVDDISGELDANRPVPFRLTPNILEFLTSTGVSGPLTASAIATARCLVQPSFKVHTILRAILRDEVIAEHSKKQEDAENASQAPQDMKGELLITMVTRAVTAIVTRLNSLANFDGTDSKVGTLVAAANSHDNLCRMDPSWHPWL